From the genome of Thiohalorhabdus sp. Cl-TMA, one region includes:
- a CDS encoding nickel-dependent hydrogenase large subunit: MSRLVVGPFNRVEGDLEVRIEAEAGQVSSAWVNSPMYRGFEQILHGKDPGDALVYAPRICGICSVSQSVAAAHAVRDALGAEAPPNGERLTNLVLAAENLADHFTHFYLFFMPDFARAAYEGRAWHPDVVRRFRAEQGAAATDAVAARAAFMNLMGVLAGKWPHTHTVQAGGAAKGVTGAEKLRVLSLLGQFRRYLEEHTFGDRLETVAALAGGSDLAAWAAERGPEGSDLARFLRVAEDVGLAELGRSHDRFMSYGSYPFQGERLFPGGVFAGGDLMPLDADAIREDLYSSWMSGAREPVHPYEGVTLPDAEREEAYSWCKAPRLAGRPVEVGALARQVVAGHPLIRELVAETGGNVRNRVVARLLELARVVPAMEAWARAIEPGEPFYREPGALQEGEGAGLVEAARGSLGHWIRVHNGRILNYQIVAPTTWNFSPRDRDGVPGPLEAALEGAPVGADERTPVAVQHVVRSFDPCMVCTVH, from the coding sequence ATGAGCCGCCTCGTCGTGGGTCCGTTCAACCGCGTGGAAGGGGATCTGGAGGTCCGTATCGAGGCGGAAGCCGGACAGGTCTCCTCGGCGTGGGTGAATTCGCCCATGTATCGCGGATTCGAGCAGATCCTTCACGGCAAGGATCCCGGGGACGCCCTGGTCTACGCGCCGCGCATCTGCGGCATCTGTTCCGTCTCCCAGTCCGTGGCCGCCGCGCACGCCGTGCGCGACGCCCTGGGCGCCGAGGCGCCGCCCAACGGCGAACGGCTCACCAACCTGGTGCTGGCCGCCGAGAACCTGGCGGATCACTTCACCCACTTCTACCTGTTCTTTATGCCCGATTTCGCCCGGGCCGCGTACGAGGGCCGCGCCTGGCACCCCGACGTGGTTCGCCGCTTCCGGGCGGAGCAGGGGGCCGCGGCCACCGACGCGGTGGCGGCCCGGGCGGCCTTCATGAACCTCATGGGCGTGCTGGCCGGGAAGTGGCCTCATACCCACACGGTGCAGGCCGGAGGGGCGGCCAAGGGCGTAACCGGGGCGGAGAAGCTCCGGGTGCTTTCCCTCCTGGGCCAGTTCCGCCGCTATCTGGAGGAGCATACCTTCGGCGACCGGCTGGAGACCGTGGCCGCCCTCGCCGGAGGAAGCGATCTGGCGGCCTGGGCCGCCGAGCGGGGACCGGAGGGCAGCGATCTGGCGCGCTTCCTGCGGGTGGCGGAGGACGTGGGGCTGGCGGAGCTGGGCCGTTCCCATGACCGCTTCATGAGCTACGGCAGCTACCCGTTCCAGGGCGAGCGGCTGTTCCCCGGCGGGGTATTCGCGGGCGGCGACCTCATGCCGCTCGATGCCGACGCCATCCGCGAAGACCTGTATTCCAGCTGGATGAGCGGCGCCCGGGAGCCCGTGCATCCCTACGAGGGCGTGACCCTCCCCGACGCGGAGCGGGAGGAGGCCTACAGCTGGTGCAAGGCGCCGCGGCTGGCGGGCCGACCCGTGGAGGTGGGGGCGCTGGCCCGGCAGGTGGTGGCCGGGCATCCCCTGATCCGGGAACTGGTGGCGGAAACCGGCGGGAATGTCCGCAACCGCGTGGTGGCCCGGCTGCTGGAGCTGGCCCGGGTGGTGCCGGCCATGGAGGCGTGGGCCCGGGCCATCGAGCCCGGTGAGCCTTTCTACCGGGAGCCCGGCGCGCTCCAGGAGGGTGAAGGGGCGGGCCTGGTGGAGGCCGCCCGCGGCAGCCTGGGCCACTGGATCCGGGTGCACAACGGCCGGATCCTGAACTACCAGATCGTGGCCCCCACCACCTGGAACTTCTCGCCGCGTGACCGGGACGGCGTGCCGGGGCCCCTGGAAGCGGCCCTGGAAGGAGCCCCGGTGGGGGCCGACGAGCGGACGCCGGTGGCGGTTCAGCACGTGGTCCGCTCTTTCGACCCGTGCATGGTCTGCACGGTCCACTAG
- the hypE gene encoding hydrogenase expression/formation protein HypE, protein MAHGGGGRAMSRLIDELFAAAFDNEWMAAGNDAAAFTAPAGRMVMATDSHVVTPLFFPGGDIGALSVHGTLNDVAMGGGRPLYLSAGFVLEEGFPLADLKRIVDSMAAASREAGVPVVTGDTKVVEQGKADGVYINTTGVGVVPEGVTVGGNRARPGDRILVNGTLGDHGMAILSVREDLGFGTDLQSDSAALHGLVAAMLEAVPGIRCLRDPTRGGLSATLNELAHQSEVGVRVREAELPVREEVHAACEFLGLDPLNAANEGKLVAVCPPESAEVLLETMRAHPLGRASAIIGEVADSDRPLVEMETAFGGTRLVDWLHGEQLPRIC, encoded by the coding sequence ATGGCCCACGGTGGGGGGGGCCGCGCCATGAGCCGGCTCATCGACGAGCTGTTCGCGGCCGCCTTCGACAACGAATGGATGGCGGCCGGCAACGACGCCGCGGCCTTCACCGCGCCGGCCGGGCGCATGGTCATGGCCACCGATAGCCATGTGGTCACGCCGCTGTTCTTCCCCGGCGGCGACATCGGTGCGCTTTCCGTGCACGGCACCCTCAACGACGTGGCCATGGGCGGTGGCCGGCCCCTCTACCTTTCCGCCGGCTTCGTGCTGGAGGAGGGCTTCCCGCTGGCGGATCTCAAGCGCATCGTCGATTCCATGGCCGCGGCCTCCCGGGAAGCTGGGGTGCCCGTCGTTACCGGGGACACCAAGGTGGTGGAGCAGGGCAAGGCGGACGGTGTGTACATCAATACCACCGGCGTCGGCGTGGTGCCCGAGGGCGTGACCGTGGGCGGCAACCGGGCCCGGCCCGGGGATCGCATCCTGGTGAACGGCACCCTCGGCGATCACGGCATGGCCATCCTCTCCGTGCGCGAGGACCTGGGCTTCGGAACCGACCTGCAATCGGACAGTGCCGCCCTGCACGGGCTGGTTGCCGCTATGCTGGAGGCCGTGCCCGGAATCCGCTGCCTGCGCGACCCCACGCGCGGCGGGCTGTCCGCCACGCTGAACGAGCTCGCCCACCAGTCGGAAGTGGGCGTGCGCGTCCGCGAGGCGGAGCTGCCCGTACGGGAGGAGGTGCACGCCGCCTGCGAGTTTCTGGGGCTCGATCCCCTGAACGCGGCCAACGAGGGCAAGCTCGTGGCCGTCTGCCCGCCCGAATCGGCGGAAGTCCTCCTGGAAACCATGCGGGCCCATCCCCTGGGCCGTGCGTCCGCAATCATCGGCGAGGTGGCCGATTCCGATCGCCCCCTGGTGGAGATGGAGACCGCCTTCGGCGGCACCCGCCTGGTGGACTGGCTGCACGGCGAACAGCTGCCCCGCATCTGCTAA
- the hypF gene encoding carbamoyltransferase HypF: MIPSEHSPSATSRAVTPAWEGLRVDGLVQGVGFRPFVWHLAREEGLRGRVWNDAEGVGIALWGPQAGRERFRRRLRAEAPPLARIDAVRSVPVGEERPPADFTIVSSGEGPARTGIVPDAPVCAACLEELFDPAGRRNRYAFLNCTHCGPRYTITGAVPYDRPSTALAGFPMCPDCAAEYADPGDRRFHAQATACPACGPRLVFRRAGDEPEGGDAIAAALGALGAGAVVAIKGLGGYHLAVDARNERAVERLRERKERGGKPFALMAANTASLDGVAVLDEAARAALEGPARPIVLLPKTEAGERRLPGIAPGLVHIGFMLPYAPIHYLLFHEAAGRPAGREWLEAPQPLLLVMTSANPGGEPLVTDNHEAERRLSGIADAFLEHDRPILVGCDDSVVRPRDRGAPVFLRRSRGHVPAPVVLPEEGPSVLATGGWLKNTVCLTRGGEAFPSQHVGDLANGATIRVMESAAAHLRRVLEVDPRVVACDLHPDFPSTRFAQELADRWDVPLVAVQHHHAHIAAVAAEHGLTGPVLGVALDGVGLGPAGEVWGGELLRVDGADYRALGGLRPIPLPGGDRAAREPWRTAAGLLYLLGQREEIPARFRREGAERIADLMDRGLNCPWTSSAGRLFDAAAALLGLREITGFEGQAAMELEGRAQSRGPVPAMSGGYRIAGGQLDPAPLMEALADCRDSGWGAAVFHATLAAGIVDWVASAAAAQGLDRVLLGGGCWANRILEEDVRSGLAAAGLRVFTAEALPPGDGGLSLGQAWVAARTMNKE, encoded by the coding sequence ATGATCCCCTCCGAGCATTCGCCGTCCGCCACCTCCCGCGCCGTCACCCCGGCGTGGGAAGGGCTGCGGGTGGACGGCCTGGTGCAGGGTGTGGGGTTCCGCCCCTTCGTGTGGCACCTGGCGCGCGAGGAGGGTCTGCGCGGCCGGGTCTGGAACGACGCCGAGGGGGTGGGGATCGCGCTCTGGGGCCCGCAGGCCGGACGGGAGCGCTTCCGCCGCCGCCTCCGGGCAGAGGCGCCGCCCCTGGCCCGCATCGACGCGGTCCGGTCCGTGCCGGTCGGGGAGGAGCGGCCTCCGGCGGATTTCACCATCGTTTCCAGCGGCGAGGGGCCGGCGCGCACGGGCATCGTACCCGACGCCCCGGTCTGCGCCGCCTGCCTGGAGGAGCTGTTCGATCCCGCCGGCCGCCGCAACCGCTACGCCTTCCTGAACTGCACCCACTGCGGTCCGCGCTATACCATCACCGGCGCGGTCCCCTACGACCGACCCTCCACCGCCCTCGCCGGATTCCCCATGTGTCCCGACTGCGCGGCGGAGTATGCGGATCCCGGCGACCGCCGCTTCCATGCCCAGGCCACCGCCTGCCCGGCCTGCGGGCCGCGCTTGGTCTTCCGCCGGGCGGGGGACGAGCCGGAGGGGGGTGATGCCATCGCCGCCGCCCTGGGGGCGCTGGGAGCGGGCGCAGTGGTGGCAATCAAGGGCCTCGGCGGCTATCACCTGGCCGTGGACGCCCGTAATGAGCGGGCCGTGGAGCGCCTCCGAGAGCGCAAGGAGCGCGGCGGCAAGCCCTTCGCCCTCATGGCGGCCAATACGGCCTCCCTGGACGGGGTCGCGGTGCTGGACGAGGCGGCTCGGGCGGCGCTGGAAGGCCCGGCCCGGCCCATCGTGCTACTGCCTAAGACGGAAGCGGGCGAGCGGCGCCTGCCGGGCATCGCGCCTGGCCTCGTCCACATCGGCTTCATGCTCCCCTACGCGCCGATCCATTACCTGCTCTTCCACGAGGCCGCCGGACGCCCGGCGGGGCGGGAGTGGCTCGAGGCGCCCCAGCCCCTGCTGCTGGTTATGACTAGCGCCAACCCGGGCGGAGAGCCGCTGGTCACGGACAATCACGAGGCGGAGCGCCGGCTTTCCGGCATCGCCGACGCCTTCCTGGAGCACGACCGCCCCATCCTGGTGGGCTGCGACGACAGCGTGGTCCGGCCCCGGGACCGGGGCGCACCGGTGTTCCTGCGGCGCTCGCGCGGCCACGTTCCAGCGCCGGTGGTCCTGCCCGAGGAAGGACCGAGCGTGCTGGCGACGGGCGGCTGGCTGAAGAACACCGTCTGCCTGACGCGGGGCGGGGAGGCCTTCCCCTCCCAGCACGTGGGCGACCTGGCTAACGGGGCCACCATCCGCGTCATGGAGAGTGCGGCGGCGCACCTGCGGCGGGTGCTGGAGGTAGACCCGCGGGTGGTGGCCTGCGACCTCCATCCCGATTTCCCAAGCACCCGGTTCGCCCAGGAGCTCGCCGACCGTTGGGATGTGCCCCTGGTGGCGGTGCAGCACCACCACGCCCACATCGCCGCCGTTGCCGCCGAGCACGGCCTAACCGGACCGGTCCTGGGCGTGGCCCTGGACGGCGTGGGGCTGGGACCGGCCGGGGAGGTCTGGGGCGGCGAGCTGCTGCGGGTGGACGGTGCGGATTACCGGGCCCTCGGCGGGCTCCGGCCCATTCCCCTTCCCGGCGGCGACCGGGCGGCGCGCGAGCCGTGGCGCACGGCCGCCGGGCTGCTGTACCTGCTCGGTCAGCGGGAGGAGATCCCCGCACGCTTCCGCCGGGAGGGCGCGGAACGGATCGCCGACTTGATGGACCGGGGCCTCAATTGCCCCTGGACCTCCAGCGCGGGGCGGCTCTTCGACGCCGCCGCGGCCCTCCTCGGGCTTCGGGAGATTACGGGATTCGAGGGGCAGGCGGCCATGGAGCTGGAGGGTCGCGCGCAATCGCGGGGACCGGTACCCGCCATGTCCGGCGGCTATCGGATCGCTGGGGGGCAGCTGGACCCGGCTCCCCTGATGGAGGCCCTCGCGGACTGCCGGGATTCCGGATGGGGGGCGGCCGTGTTCCATGCCACCCTGGCCGCCGGAATTGTGGACTGGGTGGCCTCGGCGGCCGCGGCGCAGGGTCTGGACCGGGTGCTGCTGGGCGGCGGCTGCTGGGCGAATCGGATCCTGGAGGAGGACGTGCGGTCCGGCCTGGCGGCGGCCGGCCTGCGGGTATTCACGGCGGAGGCGCTGCCGCCTGGCGACGGCGGGCTGAGCCTGGGCCAGGCCTGGGTGGCGGCGCGAACCATGAACAAGGAGTAG
- a CDS encoding ABC transporter permease, giving the protein MRRVATATMLCGGLCLPQLAGGHEVHHRVLHQEAVVVQLRYADDHPFRHERYTVRRAGAEAPFQRGRTDARGRIVFVPEGKGPWRIKAQSASGHGQVLTVEAGGASAREPAEGSGTGTRWSRMVFAVGLILALFGGFTLFQNRKGKT; this is encoded by the coding sequence ATGAGACGGGTGGCTACCGCGACCATGCTCTGTGGAGGTCTTTGCCTCCCGCAGCTCGCCGGCGGCCACGAGGTCCACCACCGCGTGCTCCACCAGGAAGCCGTGGTGGTGCAGCTGCGCTATGCCGACGACCACCCCTTTCGCCATGAGCGATACACGGTCCGTCGCGCGGGGGCGGAAGCCCCCTTCCAGCGGGGTCGGACCGACGCCCGGGGGCGCATCGTATTCGTTCCGGAAGGGAAGGGGCCCTGGCGAATCAAGGCGCAGTCAGCAAGCGGTCACGGCCAGGTCCTGACCGTCGAGGCCGGCGGCGCGTCCGCCCGGGAGCCGGCGGAAGGTTCCGGAACCGGCACGCGCTGGTCACGGATGGTCTTTGCCGTGGGGCTCATCCTCGCCCTGTTCGGAGGTTTCACCCTGTTCCAAAACCGAAAGGGGAAAACGTGA
- a CDS encoding sensor histidine kinase, with protein MARRKEPTASENQDPGLSAEGEQAWVEVVRKMDETYEELVQQQVALEEKNSALEEAQRFIESVLGSMSDLLIVCDVAGRIKRVNPALEELVGRAATFLQDTEFHRLFAEPDQERLRTFPQVIRNDSVTDCEVRLVDAAGHWQPVAMNCTSRYDHRGRLVGMVLTARNVGELRRAYTELDQAHRELQETQHQLVQSEKMASLGRLIAGVAHELNNPISFLYGNVHVLRRYAGRLERYIRTLEEGADEEERLRLREELRIGELLEDLDPVLEGTLEGAQRVGDLVGELKGYSGGRRGSPETFNLSPVIRTASQWVQKGAGSIVSVDLDLAEELPVRGYSGQMHQVFVNLIQNAVDAVSEHRGSGGVTVVAARTGGEVRASIRDDGPGLEPDRIPELFEPFFTTKPPGQGTGLGLYIAYGIVSEHGGTLQAANRPEGGAELSLSLPLEGAV; from the coding sequence ATGGCGCGCCGCAAGGAGCCAACCGCCTCGGAAAACCAGGATCCCGGACTTTCCGCGGAAGGCGAGCAGGCCTGGGTGGAGGTGGTGCGGAAGATGGACGAGACCTACGAGGAGCTCGTCCAGCAGCAGGTGGCGCTCGAGGAGAAGAATTCCGCCCTGGAGGAGGCCCAGCGCTTTATCGAGAGCGTCCTGGGCTCCATGTCGGACCTCCTGATCGTCTGCGACGTGGCCGGCCGCATCAAGCGGGTCAACCCGGCCTTGGAGGAGCTGGTGGGCCGCGCGGCCACGTTCCTCCAGGACACGGAGTTCCACCGGCTGTTCGCCGAACCGGACCAGGAGCGCCTGCGCACCTTCCCGCAGGTCATCCGCAATGACTCGGTGACCGACTGCGAGGTGCGGCTGGTGGACGCCGCCGGGCACTGGCAGCCGGTGGCCATGAACTGCACCAGTCGCTACGACCACCGGGGCCGCCTGGTGGGCATGGTGCTCACGGCGCGCAATGTCGGCGAGCTGCGGCGCGCCTACACGGAGCTGGACCAGGCCCACCGGGAGCTACAGGAGACCCAGCACCAGCTGGTCCAGTCGGAGAAGATGGCCTCCCTGGGGCGCCTTATCGCGGGCGTGGCCCACGAGCTGAACAACCCCATCTCCTTCCTCTACGGCAATGTCCACGTGCTGCGCCGCTACGCCGGGCGTCTGGAGCGCTATATCCGGACCCTCGAGGAGGGGGCTGACGAGGAGGAGCGGCTGCGGCTCCGCGAGGAGCTTCGTATCGGCGAGCTGCTGGAGGACCTGGATCCGGTACTGGAGGGCACCCTCGAAGGCGCCCAGCGCGTCGGCGACCTGGTGGGGGAGCTCAAGGGATATTCCGGGGGCCGGCGGGGCAGTCCGGAGACCTTCAACCTGAGCCCGGTGATCCGCACCGCCTCGCAATGGGTTCAGAAGGGCGCGGGCAGTATCGTGTCCGTGGATCTCGACCTGGCCGAAGAGCTGCCGGTCCGCGGTTATTCCGGCCAGATGCACCAGGTTTTCGTGAACCTAATCCAGAACGCCGTGGACGCGGTATCCGAGCACCGGGGCTCGGGCGGTGTCACCGTGGTTGCCGCCCGCACCGGCGGGGAGGTGCGCGCCTCCATCCGGGACGACGGCCCCGGCCTTGAACCGGACCGGATCCCCGAGCTCTTCGAGCCCTTCTTCACCACCAAGCCGCCCGGCCAGGGAACCGGCCTGGGCCTTTACATCGCCTACGGCATCGTCAGCGAGCACGGCGGCACCCTGCAGGCCGCCAACCGGCCCGAGGGCGGCGCGGAGCTCTCCCTGAGCCTGCCCCTGGAGGGCGCGGTGTGA
- a CDS encoding DUF4198 domain-containing protein, with amino-acid sequence MKRGSARIARQGLLALLMAQAAPASGHELWLEPVDGDLALQRGHRDGGHQGDKRVTYEPSLVKAVRCWKPAEGARSVDFEAEWPVRVPGNCAALLVRTGSGFWTQTASGLRNIPATEAGEPLEAWRSVESLKRLSTAGRLPDGPISEGLELVPETDPRTLSVGEKWTLRLYFRGEPLGGAEVTNDGRVVGVTRKNGAINVRLRQAGAQRFGAAHAVPFDGPEAERTEYRTVLTFTAGAGE; translated from the coding sequence TTGAAACGGGGAAGCGCGCGAATCGCCCGGCAGGGTTTGCTGGCGCTGCTTATGGCGCAGGCCGCTCCGGCCTCCGGGCACGAGCTGTGGCTCGAGCCCGTGGACGGGGACCTGGCGCTCCAGAGGGGGCACCGAGACGGCGGCCACCAGGGCGACAAGCGCGTGACCTACGAGCCCTCCCTGGTCAAAGCGGTCCGATGCTGGAAGCCTGCCGAGGGAGCCCGCTCCGTGGATTTCGAAGCGGAATGGCCGGTGCGCGTGCCCGGGAACTGTGCCGCCCTGCTGGTCCGGACCGGATCCGGGTTCTGGACCCAGACCGCCAGCGGGCTGCGCAACATCCCCGCCACCGAGGCCGGGGAGCCCCTGGAGGCCTGGCGCTCCGTGGAATCCCTGAAACGCCTCTCCACCGCAGGGCGGCTGCCCGACGGACCCATCAGCGAGGGCCTCGAGCTGGTTCCGGAAACCGATCCGCGAACGCTGTCGGTGGGGGAGAAGTGGACCCTGCGCCTGTACTTCCGGGGCGAGCCGCTGGGCGGGGCCGAAGTCACCAATGACGGCCGCGTGGTGGGCGTGACCCGGAAGAACGGCGCCATCAACGTGCGCCTGCGCCAGGCCGGAGCGCAGCGGTTCGGCGCGGCCCACGCGGTGCCCTTTGACGGTCCCGAGGCGGAGCGAACGGAGTACCGGACCGTCCTCACCTTCACTGCCGGAGCAGGGGAATGA
- the hypD gene encoding hydrogenase formation protein HypD — MKYVDEFRDGQRARQLAGAIAEEVEEERSYHFMEFCGGHTHAIFRYGVPDLLPENVHMVHGPGCPVCVLPMGRVDAAIDLARRPEVILCTYGDLLRVPGSRKSSLLQARAAGADVRMIYSAADSLQIARDNPDREVVFFAIGFETTTPPTAVVLKQAHAEGIENFSVACNHVLTPAAITHILESPEVRELGTLPLDGFIGPSHVSTVIGSAPYEFFAEEYEKPVVIGGFEPLDVLQAIRMLVRQVNAGRAEVENEFTRAVTRAGNRKAQALVADVFELRKQFEWRGLGTVPYSGLRIKEAYAAFDAERRFAVEVGRPRENQACLCPSVLRGVAKPTDCTLYGTTCTPDNPIGSCMVSSEGACAAYYAYGRTREPAVAPVDA; from the coding sequence ATGAAATACGTAGACGAGTTCCGTGACGGCCAGAGGGCCCGGCAGCTGGCGGGTGCCATCGCCGAGGAGGTGGAGGAGGAGCGGAGCTACCACTTCATGGAGTTCTGCGGCGGGCACACCCACGCCATATTCCGCTACGGGGTCCCGGACCTGCTGCCGGAGAACGTGCACATGGTCCACGGTCCGGGCTGCCCAGTGTGCGTCCTACCCATGGGCCGGGTGGACGCCGCCATCGACCTGGCCCGACGCCCGGAGGTGATCCTGTGCACCTATGGCGACCTGCTGCGGGTGCCGGGGTCGCGGAAGTCCAGCCTGCTTCAGGCCCGGGCGGCGGGGGCGGACGTGCGCATGATCTATTCGGCCGCCGACAGCCTGCAGATCGCGCGCGACAATCCGGACCGCGAGGTGGTGTTCTTCGCCATTGGCTTCGAGACCACCACGCCGCCCACGGCCGTGGTGCTCAAGCAAGCGCACGCGGAGGGCATCGAGAACTTCAGCGTGGCCTGCAACCACGTTCTGACCCCCGCCGCAATCACCCACATCCTGGAGTCGCCGGAGGTGCGCGAGCTGGGCACCCTGCCGTTGGACGGCTTCATCGGCCCCTCCCATGTCTCCACCGTCATCGGCAGCGCGCCCTACGAGTTCTTCGCCGAGGAGTACGAGAAGCCGGTGGTGATCGGTGGCTTCGAGCCGCTGGATGTGCTCCAGGCCATCCGCATGCTGGTGCGGCAGGTGAATGCGGGGAGGGCGGAGGTGGAGAACGAGTTCACCCGGGCGGTGACCCGGGCGGGCAACCGCAAGGCGCAGGCGCTGGTGGCGGATGTCTTCGAGCTGCGCAAGCAGTTCGAGTGGCGGGGACTGGGCACCGTTCCCTACAGCGGCCTGCGGATCAAGGAGGCCTACGCCGCCTTCGACGCGGAGCGCCGCTTCGCCGTGGAGGTGGGCCGGCCGCGCGAGAACCAGGCCTGCCTCTGTCCCTCGGTCCTGCGCGGCGTGGCCAAGCCCACGGACTGCACCCTCTACGGCACCACCTGCACCCCGGACAACCCCATCGGCTCCTGCATGGTGTCCTCGGAGGGGGCCTGTGCCGCCTACTACGCCTACGGCCGAACCCGGGAGCCGGCCGTCGCGCCGGTGGATGCCTGA
- a CDS encoding hydrogenase maturation protein, which translates to MRILFLTHAFNSLTQRLFAELERRGHELSLELDVNDAVTREAVAAFEPDVVLAPILKRAIPAEIWRQRPCLVVHPGIPGDRGPSALDWAVQEGIERWGVTVLQAEAEMDAGPVWAWEELPMRDARKSSLYRNEVTEAAVAAVLRALERLAAGDYRPLPASALPLDHQGGWRPLMRQADRRIDWSREDTRAILRRIRAADGQPGVRDELAGRPVRLFDAHPEDRLRGEPGTLLARRHGAVCRATVDGAVWIGHLRAEDEEAGPAFKRPAVEVLGEAARALPEVPVPLEKGSGRTFRDLIYRERDGVGFLDFPFYNGAMGTPECERLLAAYREALERPTRVLVLTGGPDFWSNGLDLNRIEAAPSPGEESWRNIQAMNDLVRAVLTTEDRLTVSVMRGNAGAGGVFMALAADRVFARDGVVLNPHYKNMGNLYGSEYWTYLLPRRVGQEQGRAIMQRRLPLLAAEAAEIGLIDGVLGTTPEQAGRAVEDWAVARAADPALDQELAAKRQRRAADEADKPIDEYRAEELERMRLNFFGFDPSYHVARYNFVHKVPHSRTPLYLARHRSLRYGPGAAAAEA; encoded by the coding sequence ATGCGCATCCTGTTCCTCACCCATGCCTTCAACAGCCTCACCCAGCGGCTGTTCGCCGAGCTGGAGCGGCGCGGCCACGAGCTGTCCCTGGAGCTGGACGTTAACGACGCGGTGACCCGGGAGGCGGTGGCCGCCTTCGAGCCCGACGTGGTCCTCGCTCCCATTCTGAAGCGGGCCATTCCCGCGGAGATCTGGCGGCAGCGACCATGCCTGGTGGTTCACCCGGGCATTCCCGGGGATCGGGGGCCTTCCGCGCTGGATTGGGCGGTCCAGGAGGGCATCGAGCGCTGGGGGGTGACCGTGCTTCAGGCGGAGGCGGAGATGGACGCGGGCCCCGTCTGGGCCTGGGAGGAGCTCCCCATGCGGGACGCCCGAAAGAGCAGCCTGTACCGCAACGAGGTGACGGAGGCGGCCGTGGCGGCGGTGCTCCGCGCCTTGGAGCGGTTGGCGGCCGGCGATTATCGGCCCCTGCCGGCGAGCGCGCTGCCGCTGGACCACCAAGGGGGCTGGCGGCCCCTAATGCGGCAGGCGGACCGCCGCATCGACTGGAGCCGGGAGGACACGCGGGCCATCCTGCGCAGGATCCGGGCCGCCGACGGCCAGCCCGGCGTCCGCGACGAGCTGGCCGGCCGCCCGGTGCGGCTGTTCGATGCCCATCCGGAGGACCGACTGCGGGGTGAGCCGGGGACGCTGCTCGCCCGGCGGCACGGGGCAGTCTGCCGGGCAACCGTGGACGGGGCGGTCTGGATCGGGCACCTGCGGGCCGAGGACGAGGAGGCCGGCCCCGCCTTCAAGCGGCCGGCGGTGGAGGTGCTCGGCGAGGCGGCGCGGGCACTTCCGGAGGTCCCCGTGCCGCTGGAGAAAGGCTCCGGGCGCACGTTCCGGGATTTGATATACAGGGAGCGGGACGGCGTGGGCTTTCTCGACTTCCCCTTCTACAACGGTGCCATGGGCACGCCCGAATGCGAGCGCCTCCTCGCGGCCTACCGCGAGGCCCTGGAGCGGCCCACCCGGGTCCTGGTGCTGACGGGCGGGCCGGACTTCTGGTCCAACGGCCTCGACCTCAACCGCATCGAGGCGGCACCGAGTCCGGGCGAGGAGTCCTGGCGCAACATCCAGGCCATGAACGACCTGGTGCGGGCCGTCCTGACCACCGAGGACCGCCTGACCGTTTCGGTGATGCGCGGCAACGCCGGCGCCGGCGGGGTGTTCATGGCCCTGGCGGCAGACCGGGTCTTCGCCCGCGACGGGGTGGTCCTGAATCCCCACTACAAGAACATGGGTAACCTCTACGGATCGGAGTACTGGACCTATCTGCTCCCCCGCAGGGTGGGGCAGGAGCAGGGCCGCGCCATCATGCAGCGCCGGCTTCCCCTGCTGGCCGCCGAGGCCGCCGAGATCGGCCTGATCGACGGCGTGCTCGGAACGACGCCCGAGCAGGCCGGCCGGGCGGTGGAGGACTGGGCCGTGGCCCGGGCCGCCGATCCGGCGCTTGACCAGGAGCTTGCCGCCAAGCGGCAGCGCCGGGCCGCCGACGAGGCCGACAAGCCCATCGACGAATACCGGGCCGAGGAGCTGGAGCGCATGCGGCTCAACTTTTTCGGCTTCGATCCCAGCTACCACGTGGCCCGGTACAACTTCGTGCATAAGGTCCCCCACTCCCGGACCCCACTGTATCTGGCCCGTCATCGGAGCCTGCGCTACGGGCCGGGAGCCGCTGCAGCGGAGGCCTGA
- a CDS encoding HypC/HybG/HupF family hydrogenase formation chaperone, with translation MCLAVPGRVAEVREDETALVDFSGVRKEVSLALVDGVEVDEYVLVHVGYALQRIDPEEAERTLALFAEMEQLQGG, from the coding sequence ATGTGCCTGGCGGTTCCGGGAAGGGTTGCCGAGGTGCGGGAGGACGAAACCGCGCTGGTTGATTTCTCCGGGGTTCGGAAGGAGGTGAGCCTGGCCCTGGTGGACGGTGTGGAAGTGGACGAATACGTGCTCGTGCACGTGGGCTACGCGCTCCAGCGGATCGACCCCGAGGAGGCGGAGCGGACCCTGGCGCTGTTCGCGGAGATGGAGCAGCTGCAAGGCGGGTAA